From Stenotrophomonas nitritireducens, the proteins below share one genomic window:
- a CDS encoding ABC transporter permease — MFNSSQSMSLAPKTALSSMIRHRALIIEMVKREVVGRYRGSAMGLLWSFFTPVLMLIVYTFVFSVVFRARWAGGSGSKTEFAVVLFVGMMIFGLFSECINRAPSLILSNANYVKKVIFPLEILPIVSLGAALFHFVVSMLVWIIFYLVLFGIPAVQALWLPVAIAPLLIMCLGLSWFLASLGVYLRDVGQIIGVVTTALMFMSPVFFPMVAMPEEFRPYLHLSPLTYFIEQSRALLVWHGDMQWGTWLKMLGLSLVIAALGFAWFQKTRKGFADVI; from the coding sequence ATGTTCAACTCAAGTCAATCGATGAGTCTTGCGCCCAAGACCGCGCTCAGTTCGATGATCCGTCACCGAGCGCTCATTATTGAGATGGTCAAGCGTGAGGTGGTTGGTCGCTATCGTGGCTCTGCAATGGGGCTGCTCTGGTCTTTCTTTACGCCTGTACTGATGTTGATCGTCTATACCTTTGTCTTCAGTGTGGTGTTTCGAGCACGTTGGGCAGGCGGGTCGGGATCGAAGACCGAGTTTGCGGTGGTTTTATTTGTCGGCATGATGATTTTCGGGCTGTTTTCGGAGTGCATCAATCGTGCACCCTCTCTTATTTTGTCCAACGCCAATTACGTCAAAAAGGTCATCTTCCCCCTCGAGATATTGCCAATCGTTTCGTTGGGAGCGGCGCTTTTCCACTTCGTCGTCAGTATGCTGGTCTGGATTATTTTCTATCTGGTCCTTTTTGGTATTCCCGCCGTCCAGGCACTCTGGCTGCCGGTGGCGATCGCCCCTCTCTTGATCATGTGCCTTGGTCTTTCCTGGTTCCTTGCGTCCTTGGGTGTGTATCTGCGCGATGTAGGACAGATAATTGGTGTGGTAACTACGGCACTAATGTTCATGTCGCCAGTTTTTTTTCCGATGGTGGCGATGCCAGAGGAATTTCGTCCTTATCTTCATCTGAGTCCGCTCACCTATTTCATTGAGCAGTCACGGGCGCTGCTTGTCTGGCACGGGGACATGCAATGGGGCACCTGGCTCAAAATGCTCGGTTTGTCGCTGGTGATTGCGGCATTGGGATTTGCTTGGTTCCAGAAGACCAGGAAGGGTTTCGCAGATGTCATCTGA
- a CDS encoding cystathionine gamma-synthase, with the protein MTDQHSRSQDGERALSLATLAIHGGQSPDPSTGAVMPPIYATSTYAQSSPGEHQGFEYSRTHNPTRFAYERCVASLEGGTRGFAFASGMAASSTVIELLDAGSHVVAMDDIYGGSFRLFERVRRRTAALDFSFVDLTDLATFEAAITPKTKMVWIETPTNPMLKIVDIAAVAAIAKRHGLIVVVDNTFASPMLQRPLELGADLVLHSATKYLNGHSDMVGGMVVVGDNAELAEQMAFLQNSIGGVQGPFDSFLALRGLKTLPLRMKAHCANAMELATWLETHPAVEKVIYPGLASHPQHELAGKQMAGYGGIVSIVLKGGFEAAKRFCERTELFTLAESLGGVESLVNHPAVMTHASIPVARREQLGISDALVRLSVGVEDVEDLRVDLGQALAD; encoded by the coding sequence ATGACGGATCAGCATTCACGCAGCCAGGACGGCGAGCGCGCTTTGTCGCTTGCCACGTTGGCCATCCATGGCGGGCAGTCGCCTGACCCCAGCACCGGCGCAGTCATGCCGCCGATCTATGCCACCTCGACCTATGCACAGTCCAGCCCGGGCGAGCATCAGGGTTTTGAGTACTCGCGCACGCATAACCCGACCCGTTTCGCCTACGAGCGTTGCGTGGCCTCGCTGGAAGGCGGTACGCGCGGCTTCGCCTTTGCTTCGGGCATGGCGGCCAGCTCCACCGTGATCGAACTGCTGGATGCCGGCAGCCACGTGGTGGCGATGGATGACATCTACGGCGGCAGTTTCCGCCTGTTCGAGCGGGTGCGTCGCCGCACCGCCGCGCTGGATTTCAGCTTCGTCGACCTGACCGACCTGGCCACGTTCGAGGCTGCGATCACGCCCAAGACCAAGATGGTGTGGATCGAGACCCCGACCAACCCGATGCTGAAGATCGTCGACATCGCTGCGGTGGCCGCCATCGCCAAGCGCCACGGCCTGATCGTGGTGGTGGACAACACCTTCGCCTCGCCGATGCTGCAGCGCCCGCTGGAACTTGGCGCGGACCTGGTGTTGCATTCGGCCACCAAGTACCTCAACGGCCATTCCGACATGGTCGGTGGCATGGTGGTGGTGGGTGACAACGCCGAACTGGCCGAGCAGATGGCCTTCCTGCAGAACTCCATCGGTGGCGTGCAAGGCCCGTTTGACAGCTTCCTGGCCCTGCGTGGCCTGAAGACCCTGCCGCTGCGCATGAAGGCGCATTGCGCCAATGCGATGGAACTGGCTACCTGGCTGGAAACCCATCCTGCCGTCGAGAAGGTGATCTACCCGGGCCTGGCCTCGCACCCGCAGCATGAACTGGCGGGCAAGCAGATGGCCGGCTACGGCGGCATCGTCTCGATCGTGCTCAAGGGCGGTTTCGAAGCTGCCAAGCGTTTCTGCGAGCGCACCGAACTGTTCACCCTGGCCGAATCCCTCGGCGGCGTGGAAAGCCTGGTCAACCACCCGGCAGTGATGACCCACGCCTCGATTCCCGTCGCCCGCCGCGAGCAGCTGGGCATCAGCGATGCGCTGGTGCGGTTGAGCGTGGGGGTTGAGGATGTGGAGGATTTGCGGGTGGATTTGGGGCAGGCGCTTGCCGATTGA
- a CDS encoding glycosyltransferase has product MHMDVSVVLNLHREALLVTPTLLSLNQCAYAAREAGISVELIAVFDRSDEATLRAFNAQKLANFDRVEIIEVDVGSLGLARNAGIERATGDYIWTSDADDLVSSNSIVSLLRAARQHDNPNVVVFIEYLCAFGDRYHNVRYFDSKYLTAADFALQHPYISRVFLPRSVFDHLKYDDLRVASGFAYEDWHFNAGLRARGYEMIVAPNTVIFYRQRSGSLLRQADAASARLVPHGLLFDPAVFLADMQRCRANAGDWSKFVRERQEIFAADSTRSFTASEELRGYLRQAVAIEPEIEPDRVESAVSYSPMPWSPAHWGMQLESLYRMIGAGQFTDVVLLPWLRPGGGEKYILQILDAIAEREPGARFLFITGESAARHEWMARLPAGSVFVDIFNAFPSLNEVERDAMLIRALLAVSSSNARLHVKSSGFTHRLLDSFAAVMSTSFRIVYYRFCDATYSWDGRILRGPWGLRVMRQHLPGFWKVVTDCQSVVSEDQAFLGPLPSYEVIYAKCDLHPASVHQQGPQMRLLWASRVDVQKRPERLTKIVHALQEAGLNVSIDAYGSADPGLDTKAIFTTTEARVDYRGGFSVLSDLPLAKYDAFIYTSDFDGLPNILLEMMGAGLPAIAPDVGGIREVVIDGVTGKLVKGLDEVELIAAYVKAVAEIYLDWEATRQCGLQARELIRSQHGQGGFVERVAEALDIRRLDLSKVA; this is encoded by the coding sequence ATGCATATGGACGTTAGCGTTGTACTGAATCTTCATCGGGAAGCATTGCTGGTTACCCCTACTCTGCTGTCGCTGAACCAGTGCGCGTATGCAGCCAGGGAGGCCGGTATCTCAGTGGAGCTGATCGCGGTATTCGACCGTTCGGACGAAGCTACGCTGCGGGCCTTCAACGCGCAGAAGCTCGCGAACTTTGATCGTGTCGAAATCATTGAGGTCGATGTCGGTTCATTGGGCCTAGCTAGAAATGCCGGTATTGAGCGGGCAACGGGCGATTACATCTGGACGTCGGACGCCGACGATCTGGTGTCGTCCAATTCGATCGTTTCGCTGCTGCGGGCTGCTCGCCAGCATGATAATCCGAACGTTGTTGTTTTCATCGAGTACCTTTGCGCCTTCGGTGATCGTTACCACAATGTCCGGTATTTTGATTCAAAATATCTGACTGCTGCTGATTTCGCGCTGCAGCATCCGTATATATCGCGGGTCTTTCTGCCTCGTTCGGTATTTGATCATCTCAAGTACGATGATCTACGGGTGGCTTCCGGGTTTGCTTACGAAGACTGGCATTTCAATGCCGGGCTACGGGCGCGCGGCTACGAAATGATCGTTGCTCCGAACACCGTGATCTTCTACAGGCAGCGCAGCGGTAGCCTATTGCGTCAAGCTGACGCCGCATCCGCCCGCTTGGTACCGCATGGACTTTTGTTCGACCCTGCCGTATTCCTTGCTGATATGCAGCGATGCCGCGCGAATGCCGGAGACTGGTCCAAATTTGTCCGTGAACGACAGGAAATTTTTGCGGCCGATAGCACTAGATCGTTCACTGCTTCGGAGGAGCTTAGGGGCTACCTCCGGCAAGCAGTCGCAATCGAACCCGAGATCGAACCTGATCGGGTTGAATCGGCTGTCAGTTATAGCCCCATGCCTTGGAGTCCAGCGCACTGGGGAATGCAGCTCGAGTCGCTGTACCGAATGATAGGCGCTGGTCAGTTCACAGACGTGGTGTTGCTGCCTTGGCTGCGCCCTGGTGGCGGAGAGAAATATATTCTCCAGATACTGGATGCGATTGCGGAACGGGAGCCTGGCGCACGCTTTCTGTTCATTACCGGGGAGTCTGCAGCACGCCACGAATGGATGGCGCGGCTGCCTGCCGGGAGTGTCTTCGTCGATATATTCAATGCTTTTCCCTCATTGAATGAGGTCGAACGCGACGCTATGTTGATTCGCGCGTTGTTGGCGGTTTCCTCGAGCAATGCGCGTCTGCATGTGAAGTCCTCGGGCTTCACTCATCGGCTGCTGGATTCGTTCGCTGCGGTGATGTCGACGAGCTTTCGTATTGTGTACTACCGTTTCTGCGACGCGACATATAGTTGGGACGGGCGGATATTACGTGGGCCGTGGGGACTACGGGTGATGCGTCAGCACCTCCCCGGGTTCTGGAAAGTCGTCACTGACTGTCAATCTGTCGTTAGTGAAGATCAGGCATTTTTGGGTCCTCTACCAAGCTATGAGGTGATTTACGCAAAGTGCGACTTGCATCCTGCGTCCGTTCACCAGCAGGGTCCGCAGATGCGCTTGCTCTGGGCCTCCCGAGTGGATGTCCAGAAGCGACCGGAGCGATTGACTAAAATTGTCCACGCGCTGCAAGAGGCGGGGTTGAATGTTTCAATCGATGCTTACGGTTCAGCGGATCCTGGGCTCGACACAAAGGCAATCTTCACTACGACTGAAGCAAGAGTTGACTATCGAGGCGGGTTTTCTGTGTTGTCGGATCTGCCACTGGCTAAGTACGATGCGTTCATCTATACCAGCGACTTTGACGGTCTTCCTAATATTCTGCTTGAGATGATGGGAGCAGGATTGCCTGCCATCGCGCCGGATGTTGGTGGTATTCGAGAGGTCGTCATCGATGGTGTGACTGGCAAGCTCGTGAAAGGATTGGACGAAGTGGAGTTGATTGCTGCCTATGTGAAGGCAGTGGCCGAAATCTATCTGGACTGGGAGGCGACACGTCAATGTGGGCTTCAGGCACGTGAACTGATTCGATCGCAACATGGTCAGGGTGGTTTTGTTGAACGGGTGGCAGAGGCTCTCGATATTCGTCGTTTGGATTTGAGTAAGGTTGCTTGA
- a CDS encoding glycosyltransferase: protein MQADVTAVITFHREGLLAHKSLMSLRRCKLAASQRSIVVEVIATLDRADEETVRIVTDQQRSGLIDRILVLEYGDLGLSRNAAIKAATGRWILICDGDDYLSADFIIRSVDAAAENENAIFHPELIVTFEAENGLWWQKGSNAADFDPTCMLVTNPWNACSFAARTTYLRTPYALARPGETGFGFEDWHWNCETLALGHPHLITSGTVHYVRKKSTGSLNNAHSGNHALIPPTRLFAPRT, encoded by the coding sequence ATGCAAGCAGATGTTACAGCCGTTATTACTTTCCATCGCGAGGGCTTGCTGGCTCACAAGAGTCTGATGTCACTGCGTCGCTGTAAACTTGCCGCATCCCAACGGAGCATCGTCGTAGAAGTGATCGCCACTCTGGATCGAGCTGACGAAGAAACTGTCCGCATCGTGACTGACCAGCAGCGTTCCGGCCTGATCGACCGCATTTTGGTATTGGAGTATGGAGATCTGGGACTATCCCGCAATGCTGCAATAAAGGCTGCGACAGGTCGATGGATCCTGATCTGCGACGGCGATGACTATCTCTCCGCAGACTTCATCATCCGTAGCGTGGACGCCGCAGCCGAAAACGAGAACGCGATCTTTCACCCCGAACTCATTGTCACGTTCGAAGCAGAGAATGGCCTGTGGTGGCAGAAGGGAAGCAACGCGGCCGATTTCGACCCTACCTGCATGCTGGTCACCAATCCCTGGAACGCGTGCAGCTTCGCTGCACGGACCACCTATCTGCGAACGCCGTACGCTTTGGCACGCCCAGGCGAGACCGGATTCGGCTTCGAGGACTGGCACTGGAATTGCGAAACACTGGCACTCGGCCACCCTCATCTCATCACAAGCGGGACCGTTCACTATGTACGCAAAAAATCAACCGGTTCTCTCAACAATGCGCACTCCGGAAATCATGCACTGATTCCGCCGACCCGTCTGTTTGCTCCCCGCACATGA
- a CDS encoding glycosyltransferase family 4 protein yields the protein MMSRTFFSRTYHLIDRQLISRLPAFLQRAVLSTILGLAKRMRPSANWPSSVDALMVRRALREPEKIMRVLPDWAVRDMHDLSIQVDSLLAPGPFQAKHPRALYAPTHWTSAGKAYQRILEKVGDRQFETVLLVPWLRRGGADLGALHHARLCDQDFGQRTLVIATEGGSSPWAERLPEGVLFVDAGRELTNLSTTLHEPEIVLSRLLIQLAPRRLHIINSHVAWHTVERFGLALRQKTRIFASLYCDEITEDGRADGLAQRYLPSTAHRLDAVITDNSASPHVWCRTLGTRSDLFKVVHFPAPEAPVILNANSPRKRILWASRLERQKRPELLVEIATKLQDYHWDVYGVSLAGTDPHLAALARLENVTLHGAFDRFHEIVSPEHLAYVYTTAWDGLPNVLLEAAQAGLPIVAPDVGGIRDLIPIEWLLSPRAGAAEYAVDIVNLTDVTLRKQRVTAQTKRLESFTWEHFANGMREISGYNEEH from the coding sequence ATGATGTCACGTACTTTCTTCTCGCGCACCTATCACTTGATCGACAGGCAACTTATATCAAGGCTTCCGGCTTTTTTGCAGCGCGCAGTCCTGTCCACGATATTGGGGCTGGCGAAACGCATGCGACCAAGTGCGAACTGGCCCTCATCCGTCGACGCACTTATGGTGCGAAGAGCATTGCGCGAACCAGAGAAAATTATGCGCGTCCTGCCAGATTGGGCTGTTCGCGATATGCATGATCTTTCAATTCAGGTCGATTCCTTGCTTGCTCCAGGCCCTTTCCAGGCAAAGCACCCTCGGGCGCTCTACGCTCCAACCCATTGGACCAGCGCTGGCAAGGCATATCAACGGATACTGGAAAAGGTGGGAGATCGCCAGTTTGAAACAGTGTTGCTAGTGCCGTGGTTGCGGCGCGGAGGCGCAGATCTAGGCGCGCTGCACCATGCAAGGCTATGCGACCAGGATTTTGGCCAGCGTACACTGGTGATAGCAACTGAGGGTGGTAGCTCCCCTTGGGCCGAGCGGCTACCTGAGGGAGTTCTATTTGTCGATGCTGGGCGCGAACTCACTAACCTCAGCACGACGCTGCATGAACCTGAAATTGTTCTGTCTCGCTTGTTGATCCAGCTGGCGCCACGCCGCTTACACATCATCAACTCCCACGTCGCGTGGCATACCGTCGAACGCTTCGGCTTGGCACTTCGACAGAAGACACGCATCTTCGCTTCGCTCTATTGCGACGAAATCACTGAAGACGGACGAGCGGATGGCCTTGCACAACGCTACCTTCCTAGCACTGCCCATCGGTTGGATGCTGTAATCACGGACAATAGTGCCTCTCCACACGTTTGGTGCAGAACGCTTGGCACACGTAGTGACCTGTTCAAGGTTGTGCACTTTCCCGCACCCGAAGCGCCGGTGATACTCAACGCAAATTCCCCTCGCAAGCGCATCCTCTGGGCCAGCCGCTTGGAGCGGCAAAAGCGTCCTGAGCTGCTGGTTGAAATCGCGACCAAACTACAGGACTACCACTGGGACGTTTATGGGGTCTCGCTCGCAGGCACTGATCCGCACCTAGCTGCGTTGGCAAGGCTGGAGAATGTAACATTGCACGGCGCCTTTGATCGCTTCCATGAGATCGTCTCACCCGAGCATTTGGCTTACGTATACACCACCGCTTGGGATGGTTTGCCGAACGTCCTACTCGAAGCTGCACAAGCAGGCTTACCGATAGTGGCACCTGACGTGGGAGGTATTCGAGATCTGATACCAATTGAATGGTTGCTTTCCCCCCGGGCAGGTGCCGCTGAATATGCAGTTGATATTGTGAACCTGACAGATGTCACTCTCCGAAAGCAACGCGTGACAGCACAAACCAAGCGCCTTGAGTCCTTCACTTGGGAACATTTCGCCAACGGCATGCGCGAGATATCAGGTTATAATGAGGAGCACTAG
- a CDS encoding ABC transporter ATP-binding protein, with protein MSSDNAIEVSGLSKYYQIYDKPRDRLMQMLFGRGGRRFYQEFWALRDISFSIPKGQVYGILGKNGAGKSTLLQIICGTLAASSGEARVAGRVSALLELGSGFNPEFTGIENIYMNAQLLGLTRSEVDKKLDKILAFADIGDHVHQPVKTYSSGMFARLAFSVAIHVDPDILIVDETLSVGDAWFQHKSMARMRKLMESGCTVLFVSHSIDAVRALCDHAIWIDGGALKMQGNVTEVTNAYMNDVFVEHNKIILEANEVSAESPSVRLVDAVIGGSIASEPAELILGSAGVPVDGAVLKVHAVQLLNADGEPTDRIEQRDEFSLAVDINFHKALKNVSVGFLIKDQFGQELTGESIFNAFRKGLDVSAGQALRVRFAGPNLLRGGQSYSIAIRINQVSRWDRSDNVVIYADELAAVFDVLTDNDEPMWFKFRMPFKVECE; from the coding sequence ATGTCATCTGACAACGCCATCGAAGTAAGTGGGCTCAGCAAGTACTATCAGATCTACGACAAGCCCCGTGATCGCCTGATGCAGATGTTGTTCGGACGCGGCGGAAGGCGCTTCTATCAGGAGTTCTGGGCGTTACGTGATATTTCCTTCAGCATCCCCAAGGGGCAGGTCTACGGAATTCTCGGCAAGAACGGTGCGGGTAAATCGACACTTCTGCAGATAATCTGCGGGACGCTTGCCGCATCATCGGGAGAGGCAAGGGTAGCGGGGCGTGTTTCTGCGCTGCTTGAATTGGGCTCCGGATTCAATCCGGAGTTCACTGGTATCGAAAACATCTACATGAATGCTCAGCTGCTTGGCCTGACCCGATCCGAGGTCGACAAGAAGTTGGATAAAATTCTCGCGTTCGCGGACATTGGCGATCATGTGCATCAGCCGGTGAAAACCTATTCGAGCGGCATGTTTGCGCGATTGGCATTCTCGGTGGCAATCCATGTCGACCCAGACATCCTGATCGTCGATGAGACCTTGAGCGTCGGTGATGCTTGGTTCCAGCATAAAAGCATGGCACGCATGCGCAAACTCATGGAAAGCGGCTGCACTGTTTTGTTTGTAAGCCACTCAATCGATGCTGTTCGTGCACTCTGTGATCACGCGATCTGGATTGATGGCGGCGCGCTGAAGATGCAGGGTAATGTCACTGAAGTCACAAATGCCTACATGAATGACGTATTTGTTGAACACAACAAGATCATTCTAGAGGCCAATGAGGTCAGTGCCGAATCACCGTCTGTTCGTCTGGTAGACGCCGTAATCGGTGGTTCAATTGCCAGTGAACCCGCTGAATTGATACTTGGTAGTGCTGGCGTGCCTGTTGATGGCGCAGTACTGAAAGTGCATGCGGTTCAGCTGCTGAATGCCGACGGAGAGCCAACTGACCGTATCGAGCAACGTGATGAGTTCTCTCTTGCCGTGGATATAAATTTTCACAAGGCATTGAAGAACGTAAGTGTCGGATTCTTGATAAAGGATCAGTTCGGCCAAGAGCTCACTGGTGAGAGCATTTTCAACGCGTTCCGCAAGGGGCTTGACGTTTCCGCAGGGCAGGCCCTGCGTGTACGCTTCGCCGGGCCGAATCTGCTAAGAGGTGGGCAGTCCTACTCGATTGCCATTCGTATCAATCAGGTGAGCCGATGGGATCGCAGCGACAACGTCGTTATTTATGCGGACGAGCTAGCTGCAGTTTTTGACGTGCTCACGGACAATGATGAGCCAATGTGGTTCAAATTCAGGATGCCCTTCAAGGTGGAGTGCGAGTGA